Part of the Siniperca chuatsi isolate FFG_IHB_CAS linkage group LG6, ASM2008510v1, whole genome shotgun sequence genome, tgACATTATACAACAACACAGACCGTGTCGCACTCCTCGTGTGGAGTAAACTGATCGTCATGTGCACAGTTGGTGGAATGCCCCTTTAATATGCCAACAGTCTGGTCTGGCCACTGTAATATCATGATCAGAcctaaatgtgtgttttcctgttgcTAAGATCaagagttgttgttgtttgagcTGAATGAAATGAACAACAAATGCCTCCACTAGTTTAGCTTTCATATCCACGTCACCAGCATTCATGTCAGACCTTAAACATGTTTGCTCGTGGTTGGGCGCCGCGGTGGCCGAGGGGTTTGAGACGCTGACCGTGCAATCGCAACATCCACAGCTGGAGTCCATGTCATCGCTCGCCCTCGTTTCCTGTCGCCCGTCTCCTGTCTGATGAAGTCAAGCTGCTCttaagttgttgttgttcatgAAATCAGCTGGTCATAGAAAGTATCCTTTGGTTGTAGTAGTAACCAACTGAAAGTCATGTGACATTATTTCAGCGTTTTGACTGGCTGTTGCATGAACCTAGTTGCAAAATGTTGAAGCTTTTTCCAACTTAAGTCAACTAAAACTTCTGATTCAGTTGGTTTTAAAAtggctataatcgatattttttatattaactctgcagctcccctcagcccTACGGagttttttggttttctggcccacaacttaCTTTACCGCTCTCATGGCGTCGTTtgcagccgcagcaggcagctgttttcagaggagaagctgtaaaaagccgctGTACacgacctgctcagcagcagacagacacagttcgagagcagctggtgaacatagtggagcgtttagccagatatttccctcaggagttggtggacgTGCAATCTCCGAACCCATCGGCAATCGTCGGAGgcgatttagcctctgggggcaatGGCCAGTATTTCGGGGCTTCTGGTGTAGCCAGCGAATATCCGGATAACAAATATctgggccaagacttcctcttccgtgCGCTGGTCATTATTTATTGTCTGAttagcaatctcggaacccatcggatATCGTTTCACgacgatttgaatgcagatatatttaaaaaaaagctaataaaaagttaatctctagggttccgagattgataaaaagctaaatagTCGTCAGACGATAGTCGATGGGTTTCGAGATTGCATTTCAGCCAGTGCGttctgcctcttttgctctccacatggactgtttacctgcatgcaaccaaagcccgctcaaacATGACTGGCCgatactactcggactacaaacggaaaccagaacgcttcgATACCAAAATCTTCTCCCGttcctacagattctgcattgatttgcagatatctgtttatagagattagtGGACGTGTAAATAGGCAGCACGTTCACACTTAGGATGGAAGGTTTTGGGTATTGCTTTGCCAATGCCATATTGCCAcagcatatataaatatacatcatAAAAACATCATAGAAACCATCAAACTTCCTTGGAATCTTCCTGGAAAAAGCAATGAAAACACGATAGATTAATTTCTTCATGTATATGCTGTATGAAGAACATCTGCACTACCACTGTCTCTTCTTCCGCTGAAGACATGCTTTATGTCCAAACGCTAGTTGCTGCACCTTATTAAAAAGCTCTTACTACAACCATGTGCTGCAGATCTCCGTATTCCTCAGACGTCCTGTCTGTTGAGGCACCGCTTTGAGCTTCCAGTTGGTTCATCCTCAGAGATTCTTTCTTCCTCGTGCAACAAAATACAAACGGAGAAGGTGATGATACTGTGATGATGTTTCAGTGTGATgtaatgtgtttaatgtgttcCAGCTCCGTCTGGTCAGGCGTATGAAATCATGAAAGAACTGGGAACCAACGTCCAGCTCCTCCCGAACCACACCACCCCGCAGAAGAGCGACACCTACTTCAACCGCAAGATGAAGACCAACAGGTCGGCACGCACATGAGACGAGTTCTTACAAAAATATATCTGCAGATCTTTACAAAAAAACCCTGTGATTACGAACATCCATTTAAGCagaatttgtttgtgtgtgtgtttcaggcagCTGGTGTTTTGTTCGCTGGCTGTTCTGGCTGAAGAGAGAAACCCGCTGGAGTGTCTGGATGCTTTTGGAGCCACAGGTGAGACCGCGATCATCTCCTGAaataacaaaacagcattaaaatatGCAGAACTCCACTGACTAAAAAACAAGTTAATACCACAAAACATCGCTTTGTATgacatgtatttttgtataaGCAATAATTGCTAGTTTCATCTGTCAAATTATGTCATTTTCTGACAGAATGAGTAATGGATTAATTAAataagattaatcaataatgaaaataattgtttgttgcagccctagtttaaagaaaatttaatcaaatcagaatcagaatcagaaatactttattgatcccgaagggaaactctttgttacagcagctcgcctttacgtcagtgcacacaggagaaagtactagcaaaaaatataatacactaaaaaaactataaaaacaggtcagaaaataaatgaagtaccaggtgggtataagtataagataaaataagtgtgaagtaccaagtgggtttaccggttgatgatgataatacagtataataatacaatgtaataatataagtaataagtagtggtgcatgtactgtcaagtgaagtgtagcttattgagattattaagatattgcacagcagtaatggaggtatataatatcagtgtcaataaataggaaaaactaacataggaaaactaaatattgcccaggagtaatacacagaatattgcacaattattcaagtattgcagagatgttaatgatcaatgtccagtttagtgacttcgggtcaaacagactgacacttagagggaggagttaaagagtctgatggccacaggcaggaacgagacggagctacggcaacgggcagcatgcgggctgcgCCAGCGCACAAGTTTGATTATCAGGTGTAACCACACATTGTCAATCCCAGACCCACACCACAGTATTGAACCTCCACCTTCTGTCTGCTGTACgtgtcctgtctgtctctcagggaTTATGGGCCTCCAGTGGGCGAAGCACCTTCGTAACGCAGTCAAAGTGACCATAACAGATATCAGCGACACGTGCGTCAAAATGATCAAAGAGAACTGCGAGCTCAACCACATCCGGGTGGATGGAGGCTCGCGAGGCCCCAGGGGGCCCGAAGTGGGCAGCAGTGAAGTCAAGGGAGGGTCCATCGCTACGGTGGAGGTCGCCAAGATGGACGCAAACGTCATCATGCACCTGCGGCCCTTCGACTACATGTAAGTAGGAAGAATGGATCAGGTTTGTAATCGGTTTAGCTTACTGGCCGCTGAAcatagtccccaacaaacgcactatttcctcctgtttgtttgataaaaactacagcgagcagctgtttcaTGACGTTACTGAGCCAAAcaagaaactatatatttgtgagtcGTTTTAAAGATTCATGTCTTCAGTAgaaaccaatgggctcggagctgagagccgcagacaggaagtcagacagttctgagagacggactgacgtgttgttggtttgggtctgaaCATTTGGtgacaataagaaacatatAGAAAATACCAGACTGATCTGGAAGGCCTTCATTGCTTATATCAAGTGTTTTTCTACTAGTTTtaaggtcagtgtgtgttttgtagtgGCTTGATTTCTGTGCTTGTTTTAAGAAACATTATCAAGTCagtttttcacaaattttgcTTGTCTGTAAAAGGGgattagctttttttttaaaattctgcaagataaaagaaacaaagtgattTAATCAGTAACTTTATCTCTTGAATCTGTCAGTCACTTGGATCCGTATGGGACGGCGGTGAACTACCTGGACGCCGCCTTCAGAAACGTCCGGAACCTGGGCATCATCTCTGTGACGTCCACAGACACGGGCTCTCTGTACTCGAAGTCTCCCAACGTCACCCTGCGTCACTACGGCTGTCACATCGTACGCACCGAGTACTACAAAGAGCTGGCTGCGCGCATGGTCGTGGCCACTGTGGCCAGGTAGAACTTTTAATTTGGATGTGTATCTGTCCTAATGTGATGCTAAGGCTGAAGGAAACGGTCAGAATTGAATCCTGATTTCTCGCCGTCTGTTGTAGAGCGGCGGCTCGCTGCAACAAAGGCATCGAGGTGCTGCTGGCGGTGGCGTTGGAGCATTTCGTCCTGGTGGTGGTGAGAGTCCTCAGAGGTCCCACGCAGGCTGACGAGTCAGCGAAGAAGTTACGGAAACTGGTCCACTGTCAGTGGTGTGAGGAGAGAGTCTTCCTCAAACTGGGAAACATGGTGGACGGTGAGTCCACTGAGAGTGCGTACTTCATGCGAGTTCGTGAGTCTCTGCTGCTTCCCTCGATCGTATTGATGCACGGGAGCAAACCCAATGTGatggtttattttattgacaacattctaaaatatttataaaaaataatacatatcaGACTGTCAGGGATAGAGTCCTAAAGTCCTGGACTTACTTTCATCCTGGTCCCTGGCGTTACACAGGGGACACTGTAATGGATGTTTTAAAGATGGCCCCAGaggaggcgtgtgtgtgtgtgtgtgtgtgtgtgtgtgtgtgtgtgtgtgtgtgtgtgtgtgtgtgtgtgtgtgtgttgtatttacagttaTAGCAGCAAAAGGAGAATGACAAGTGCACCTTGCATCACAATTTGAGAGAGTGTAATTGTTGAATTGCAAGAGccacaattttatttatgactTAAACTCTGAGCCTGATGCACAAAGATTCCTCTTATCATTATTGACAGTGTTTTTACAAGCTATAAAAAGTTTTGTGAACATTGAATCATCCAGTGAGTTGGCCAAAATATAAAATGCTTTTGGCTGTTGTCGGGTCAGTTTGCTCTCTTCCTTCTGTTCTAtatgaagttgttgtttttctctgcagagaAGGAGCGCTGAAAGCTAACTATGGAAAGTAAATCGTGTCCTAACTTGTGTTTCTTCCAGACACGCTGCCCTGCAACTGTCATGGAAGTCTGCCTGGAAAGACAGCAGTGCAGCTGGGACCATTATGGTAAAAGACCTCTCAGTGTCActgcacacagcagcagtaacagcgTCAGTCACGTACACATCTCTCTAAGCAGTATGTAAAGTTACTAAATATCTACTTGAAAAATCCTCATTTTGGTGCCATCTGGTGGTAGCACTGGTGTAtgcaacaaacaaaatctgaatGCAAAAATGACGACTATTGAGATATTGAGATAGTTGGGACTCTGAGACTTGGTTTTTGGGTTCAGGTTAGAATTACAAGCTATGAAATGGTCCTCACAGGTATAGTACAGTTACagatgtgtgtgtccaggtgtggTCCTCTGTTTAACACGGGCTTCCTGAGGAGGATGCTGTCGGCGGCGGTGCAGCACAATATGGACGACATCCAGCCGCTCGTCAAAACTCTGATCTGCGAGTCCGAGTGCACCACCCTCAAGTCTTTGGTCCACGGGCCGTCCGCTCTCACCAACCAGGGTAAAAGTCCGACATCCCCCCTCTCATCTGTAACGGGTGTCTCGTGTTTCTATAAGGAAACACGTGTTTACAGAATATTCTGTTTCCCCCGCAGTGGAGTGTGGAGTCGTCATCAAGACGTTACAGAGCGGAGAGGAGTCGGGTCCTGCTGATCAGTCTGGTGAGTCAGGCACTGTTGTTATaatcaatataatataatgaggTCCTGTCCCAGTTTGGACCAGTTGAACTTGTCaaattttatttccatttctgcttttctgctCTGCAACACGCTTGCATTCACATGGACTGTTGCCCGAACCTCTATGTGATGTCCAGTCGTGTGTAACAAGAACACAGAACAGGTGAATCGAGATTCAGAGCTCAGAGCAGAATATGCAAAAGAAAACTAGGAGAACTGCAGGGTCCATGTTGTAGCTCTACCCCTGTCCTCTAGAGGGCAGTGTAGCCCAACTATGTTGTACCCTCAACAGAAGATTTACGATGAAGATGCTTTGCAGGGAAAACCTACATTTGAGTGACAACTTTAACCTCTTAAACTGTtgattttaagtttattttactCTGACAGTTTTTAATACATATCAATACATATTCTCTATCTGCTTGTTCAAACACTTCACTGAAGCTAAaagttatgtttttatattctgtTCTATAGCCGCACCATCAAAACCAATGGTAATATTGACTATGGAAATGTATCTTATGTTATATTATCATCtttttaattatcattatgCCATATTTCCCCCAAATTTAGGCTGACATCTTTGGAATCTCAACTCACAATTTTAACTAAACTTTTGTAGGTTTGGACAAAGTTTGACCAAACAACGTGAGTTTGTAAAGATGGGCTCAGCAGAGGCTCGGAGGTTAATTAA contains:
- the trmt1l gene encoding TRMT1-like protein gives rise to the protein MAELKEADAAQLHQEDVDIKRGDGGAALSAGDRAAEQAEKDEAAADSDAKPSTTTIERHISIQTKLEGFEMLVDLNGAGRKSCPLCPEEKFKACYSHKLRRHLQNLHWKVYVEFEGQRMCICHLPCRNLKPSLSGDQASGRHVAHYHCVVCSVTIARKTDMISHLKRHVNKGETEASYSGSSDAPFEEPAPSGQAYEIMKELGTNVQLLPNHTTPQKSDTYFNRKMKTNRQLVFCSLAVLAEERNPLECLDAFGATGIMGLQWAKHLRNAVKVTITDISDTCVKMIKENCELNHIRVDGGSRGPRGPEVGSSEVKGGSIATVEVAKMDANVIMHLRPFDYIHLDPYGTAVNYLDAAFRNVRNLGIISVTSTDTGSLYSKSPNVTLRHYGCHIVRTEYYKELAARMVVATVARAAARCNKGIEVLLAVALEHFVLVVVRVLRGPTQADESAKKLRKLVHCQWCEERVFLKLGNMVDDTLPCNCHGSLPGKTAVQLGPLWCGPLFNTGFLRRMLSAAVQHNMDDIQPLVKTLICESECTTLKSLVHGPSALTNQVECGVVIKTLQSGEESGPADQSGKRKTGEESGNVVKKLKSDASLEHPPFYYSIHRHSIRGMNMPKLNKFLQYLTEAGFRVSRTHFDPTGVRTDATLEQFKSVLTKYSVPTYTNATTTQTSVSTEKTA